Proteins from a genomic interval of Dictyoglomus sp.:
- a CDS encoding TRAP transporter substrate-binding protein translates to MKRYFFTFSFLLILIILSSIQAQSNITIKAATPFPKGHIITEAMENFKSIIEEQTKGRIIVELEIAKDTEEGVNDKCSKGLVDMQFTGGRALEVFAGQYFFMNAPFVLKDYEHFFRLMRGPIGEKAKAQILEKGNMYTLGYLYRGYRQMTSNKLILYPFNLKGLRLRLPVVPTWVKVWEALGTKPVTVPLTGLYQALKDGIAEASEGDLTQISGFKLYEVQKYLIITNHLVSFGWVHMYRPTFDKLSSADKKLISETVEKVCDMATKKLLASENDILKSLLDKGMKVIFLDKKTLDAIRNKAKPAIEELFRTTWPVTTWEEVLKQ, encoded by the coding sequence ATGAAAAGGTATTTCTTTACTTTCTCCTTTCTTTTAATTTTAATAATTTTATCATCTATTCAGGCTCAAAGCAATATTACTATTAAAGCGGCAACACCTTTTCCCAAGGGACATATCATAACTGAAGCTATGGAAAATTTCAAGTCTATAATTGAAGAACAGACTAAAGGAAGAATCATAGTAGAGCTTGAGATTGCCAAGGATACAGAAGAAGGAGTAAACGATAAATGTTCAAAGGGTTTAGTAGATATGCAATTTACTGGAGGAAGAGCTCTTGAAGTATTTGCAGGACAATATTTCTTCATGAATGCCCCATTTGTATTAAAAGATTATGAACATTTCTTCAGATTAATGAGAGGACCCATAGGAGAGAAAGCAAAGGCACAAATATTAGAAAAAGGAAATATGTATACATTAGGTTATCTTTATAGGGGATATAGACAAATGACTTCTAATAAGCTTATTCTTTATCCCTTTAATCTTAAAGGACTAAGATTAAGACTTCCTGTAGTTCCTACATGGGTAAAGGTATGGGAAGCTCTTGGAACAAAACCAGTGACTGTTCCTCTTACAGGACTATATCAAGCCTTGAAAGATGGAATTGCAGAGGCATCTGAGGGAGATCTAACTCAGATTTCTGGATTTAAATTATATGAAGTACAAAAATATTTGATAATTACAAACCACTTGGTGTCCTTTGGATGGGTACATATGTATAGACCAACCTTTGATAAGTTATCTTCTGCAGATAAAAAACTTATATCAGAAACTGTAGAAAAAGTATGTGATATGGCTACTAAGAAGCTTCTTGCTAGTGAAAATGATATTTTAAAATCTCTTCTTGATAAAGGAATGAAAGTAATATTCTTAGATAAGAAAACTTTGGATGCCATTAGAAACAAGGCAAAACCAGCAATAGAAGAACTATTTAGAACTACATGGCCTGTTACCACCTGGGAAGAAGTTCTAAAACAGTAA